A window of Apium graveolens cultivar Ventura chromosome 8, ASM990537v1, whole genome shotgun sequence contains these coding sequences:
- the LOC141679935 gene encoding protein FAR1-RELATED SEQUENCE 5-like has protein sequence MDKWQISSVDLEHNHKLVSPKKVQFFQRSLNIDPMTRSLIELFNESGIETNKVMKFLSETKGGVENLGFSNQDVRNVIRDIRHRVFDSGDAECGLLLLRELQENSFGNFFYRVDVDNENRVRGLVWVDPRSMNTYKNFGDVVTFDSTYRTNRYFMPFILITGVNHHYQNILFGFALVRDETEASSKWVLRTWLEAVDNKPPRTIITDQDIALGNAIAEVMPMPQTKHTYCTWHISSKFLEKLSYLYTNYPEFKTEFNACVYKSLTPTEFEGRWEQLVEKYDLEDHAWLNDMYAIRTQWIGAYTKQQFSAGMTTTSRSESTNSFFDEYVQSSTGLKEFIEKSQKALETQYLKEVKTDYDSEQSERRLVLHSSLEMHASEIYTKEMFKHFQKELMKSTCYIVNSVKNNGTYMSKLYLVEKATLPENCRRKYRVTVFMYEKIECSCKKFEHSGMICKHIIRYLDKKTKNQDTGKSHHG, from the coding sequence ATGGACAAATGGCAAATTAGTTCGGTGGATTTAGAACACAATCATAAATTGGTGTCGCCGAAAAAAGTTCAATTTTTTCAAAGATCACTCAACATAGATCCTATGACGCGATCATTGATTGAGTTGTTTAACGAATCGGGAATTGAGACGAACAAAGTAATGAAGTTTCTTAGCGAGACAAAGGGGGGTGTTGAAAATCTTGGTTTTTCTAATCAAGACGTACGTAATGTCATACGTGATATTCGGCACCGAGTGTTTGATTCGGGTGATGCGGAGTGTGGATTACTTTTGCTACGAGAACTACAAGAAAATAGTTTTGGTAATTTCTTTTATCGGGTGGATGTAGATAATGAGAATCGTGTACGGGGTTTGGTGTGGGTTGATCCTCGGTCCATGAACACGTACAAGAATTTTGGTGATGTGGTTACGTTCGATTCTACTTACCGGACAAATAGGTATTTTATGCCTTTCATACTTATTACGGGCGTaaaccaccattatcaaaatatACTCTTTGGATTTGCACTTGTAAGGGATGAGACTGAGGCATCGTCTAAGTGGGTTTTGAGGACTTGGTTGGAAGCCGTCGACAATAAACCGCCTCGAACAATTATTACTGATCAAGACATTGCATTGGGAAATGCCATTGCCGAGGTCATGCCTATGCCGCAAACAAAGCATACATATTGTACATGGCATATAAGTAGTAAGTTTCTCGAGAAGTTGTCTTATTTGTACACAAATTATCCGGAGTTCAAGACAGAGTTTAATGCATGTGTGTACAAGTCGTTGACACCTACAGAATTTGAAGGTAGATGGGAGCAATTAGTCGAGAAGTACGATCTTGAGGATCATGCTTGGTTAAATGACATGTATGCTATTAGAACTCAATGGATTGGTGCTTACACGAAGCAACAGTTTTCCGCCGGTATGACTACAACTTCAAGAAGCGAGTCTACAAATTCTTTTTTTGATGAATATGTGCAATCATCTACCGGTTTGAAGGAATTCATTGAGAAATCCCAAAAGGCTTTGGAGACACAATATCTGAAGGAGGTTAAAACCGATTATGACAGCGAACAATCGGAAAGGAGATTAGTTTTGCACTCATCCTTGGAAATGCATGCATCCGAAATCTACACGAAAGAAATGTTCAAACATTTTCAAAAGGAGCTTATGAAAAGTACATGTTACATCGTGAACAGTGTCAAAAACAATGGAACTTATATGTCGAAACTGTATTTGGTTGAGAAGGCTACCCTGCCGGAGAATTGCAGAAGAAAATATCGAGTGACGGTTTTCATGTACGAAAAAATTGAATGCTCGTGTAAGAAGTTTGAACATTCCGGGATGATTTGCAAACACATAATCCGTTATCTtgacaaaaaaacaaaaaatcaagATACCGGAAAGTCTCATCATGGGTAG
- the LOC141679936 gene encoding uncharacterized protein LOC141679936, producing MRTLHAIHSHDPPDWFYECIPEFLIRYDLVNTEWRGPAFSRPSFDRPSRAQNMHIDPSAPPSPEKRTREAASKRPRQDETVVPNAAAIPVHVSHPVQIEVAATAPPVPQSTPLSAPLLFSLMLFSLRLFLLLPLFHSRPPYLPPVVQSEVAATAPPVPQSTPLSAPCCLV from the exons ATGAGGACATTGCATGCTATTCACAGCCATGATCCCCCAGACTGGTTCTATGAGTGCATTCCTGAGTTTTTGATTCGTTATGATCTAGTCAACACTGAGTGGAGGGGTCCTGCATTCAGTAGACCCAGTTTTGATAGACCCTCACGTGCACAGAATATGCATATTGATCCAAGTGCTCCTCCTTCACCTGAGAAACGTACACGTGAG GCAGCCAGTAAACGTCCTCGTCAG GATGAGACTGTAGTCCCTAACGCTGCGGCTATCCCTGTACATGTCTCTCATCCTGTTCAGATTGAG GTTGCTGCTACTGCTCCCCCTGTTCCACAGTCGACCCCCCTATCCGCCCCCCTGTTGTTCAGTCTGATGTTGTTCAGTCTGAG GTTGTTTCTACTGCTACCCCTGTTCCACAGTCGACCCCCCTATCTGCCCCCTGTTGTTCAGTCTGAG GTTGCTGCTACTGCTCCCCCTGTTCCACAGTCGACCCCCCTATCCGCCCCCTGTTGTTTAGTCTGA